The Tubulanus polymorphus chromosome 1, tnTubPoly1.2, whole genome shotgun sequence genome contains a region encoding:
- the LOC141898357 gene encoding homogentisate 1,2-dioxygenase-like: MFDVLQDINMSFNDVLKYMSGFGNEFASEDPRCPGALPKGQNNPQKCPYGLYCEQLSGSAFTAPRTTNRRSWLYRIKPSVCHRPFKRVRQGNYTNDFLDDYPNPNQLRWLPFDIPKIEKKVDFIEGMSTICGSGDPRIRTGVGCHIYTCNSNMTNKAYYNSDGDMLIVPQQGPLLMTTEFGKMKVAPGEICVIQQGIRFSVDITGPSRGYILEVFDGHFELPNLGPIGANGLANPRDFLTPIAWYEDREGQYTIISKFQGVLFMCEQDHSPFDVVAWHGNYAPYKYDLSNFMVVNATSFDHCDPSIFTVLTCPSNKPGVAVADFVIFPPRYAVQDHTFRPPYYHRNCMSEFMGLITGSYEAKEGGFKPGGASLHSMMTPHGPDVDCFEKATNEELKPIRVADGTMSFMFESSYNMAVTKWGNEACDKVDYEYYKCWQGLKKNFDPKWTPDQEGEK, from the exons ATGTTTGACGTTCTACAAGATATAAATATGAGTTTTAACGACGTTTTGAAG tacaTGTCAGGGTTTGGCAATGAATTTGCCAGTGAAGACCCTAGATGCCCTGGTGCCCTGCCAAAAGGCCAG AATAATCCTCAGAAATGTCCTTACGGATTGTATTGCGAGCAGTTGTCAGGATCAGCATTCACAGCTCCGAGAACTACAAATAGACGTAGTTGGTTATATCGCATCAAACCATCGGTTTGTCACAGACCATTTAAAAGAGTCAGACAGGGAAATTACACCAACGATTTCTTGGATGACTACCCCAATCCAAACCAG TTGAGGTGGCTTCCATTCGATATTCCGAAGATCGAGAAGAAAGTTGATTTCATCGAG GGAATGTCTACAATTTGTGGTTCGGGCGATCCAAGAATTCGAACTGGTGTCGGTTGCCATATTTATACATGTAACAGCAACATGACAAACAA GGCTTATTACAACTCAGATGGCGATATGCTGATTG TTCCCCAGCAAGGACCATTATTGATGACAACGGAAttcggaaaaatgaaagttGCTCCTGGAGAAATTTGTGTCATTCag CAAGGAATAAGATTCTCTGTCGACATAACAGGACCATCTCGAGGCTACATTCTGGAAGTATTCGATGGACACTTCGAATTGCCTAATTTAGGACCAATAG GTGCAAATGGTCTCGCGAATCCACGTGATTTCCTCACCCCTATCGCCTGGTATGAAGATCGCGAAGGACAGTACACCATCATCAGTAAATTCCAGGGAGTTCTTTTCATGTGCGAACAG GATCATTCTCCATTTGATGTGGTTGCCTGGCATGGAAACTACGCTCCATACAAGTACGACTTAAGCAACTTCATGGTCGTTAACGCTACATCATTTGATCATTGT GATCCATCCATATTCACTGTGTTGACTTGTCCATCTAACAAACCTGGTGTGGCTGTCGCTGATTTCGTGATTTTCCCACCCAGATATGCCGTACAGGATCATACATTCAGACCCCCGTATTATCACA GAAACTGCATGAGCGAATTCATGGGTCTTATCACTGGAAGCTATGAAGCAAAG GAAGGTGGTTTTAAGCCGGGTGGCGCGTCTTTACACAGTATGATGACTCCACATGGTCCCGATGTTGATTGCTTCGAGAAGGCGACCAATGAGGAGTTGAAACCTATACGAGTTGCTGATGGAACTATG TCGTTTATGTTCGAATCATCGTACAATATGGCCGTAACTAAGTGGGGAAATGAAGCTTGTGATAAGGTCGATTATGAGTATTATAAATGTTGGCAAGGATTGAAGAAAAACTTTGATCCTAAATGGACACCGGACCA AGAAGGTGAGAAATAA